A window of the Cannabis sativa cultivar Pink pepper isolate KNU-18-1 chromosome X, ASM2916894v1, whole genome shotgun sequence genome harbors these coding sequences:
- the LOC115716598 gene encoding uncharacterized protein LOC115716598: MMTPKWLVSMTKNFTAKKKKNITTAASAAAAAAAAKEEHVVVYSRDEKRFELALKYMGSIVILELVRMSAEMDGSAVGGNNGISCIRLPCESSALEYVISFFDKHDGHVDEDTQKALLSIFTSNIDHTVNTSSSITAS, encoded by the coding sequence ATGATGACTCCAAAATGGCTTGTTTCCATGACTAAGAATTTCACtgcaaagaagaaaaaaaacataacgACGGCAGcatcagcagcagcagcagcagcagcagcgaAGGAAGAGCACGTTGTCGTTTACAGCAGAGACGAGAAGCGTTTTGAGTTGGCTTTGAAATATATGGGAAGTATAGTGATATTGGAACTGGTGAGAATGTCAGCAGAGATGGATGGTAGTGCAGTGGGTGGTAATAATGGTATTAGTTGTATTAGGTTGCCTTGTGAGAGTTCGGCTTTGGAGTATGTTATTTCTTTCTTTGATAAGCATGATGGACATGTTGATGAAGATACACAGAAGGCTCTTCTATCTATTTTCACCTCAAATATTGATCACACTGTAAATACATCATCATCAATCACCGCCTCTTAA